In Pyricularia oryzae 70-15 chromosome 2, whole genome shotgun sequence, one genomic interval encodes:
- a CDS encoding iron sulfur cluster assembly protein 2: protein MDRKDPMVGTGLVGAPACGDVMKLQIKVDNGTITDAKFKTFGCGSAIASSSYLTELVKGMRIEDAAKIRNTDIANNLHLPPVKLHCSMLAEDAIRAAIADYHTKNPPTNLGKSEVKTLEMEKSVQRVQRIKIVLMHITRTYGLGCEAGNSGKRLGRSSGPSVMNTRRGRTESWLHVG from the exons ATGGACCGCAAGGACCCCATGGTTGGCACGGGACTTGTCGGCGCGCCGGCTTGCGGCGACGTTATGAAGCTGCAGATCAAGGTCGACAACGGCACCATCACGGATGCCAAGTTCAAGACCTTTGGCTGCGGCTCGGCCATTGCGAGCTCCAGCTACCTGACGGAGCTGGTCAAGGGCATGCGGATAGAGGATGCGGCCAAGATTCGCAACACCGATATCGCCAACAACCTACACCTCCCGCCAGTTAAGC TTCACTGCTCTATGCTTGCTGAGGACGCCATCCGCGCCGCTATCGCCGATTATCACACCAAGAACCCGCCCACGAACTTGGGCAAGTCTGAGGTCAAGACTCTCGAGATGGAGAA GTCGGTCCAGAGGGTCCAAAGGATCAAAATTGTTTTGATGCATATTACTCGGACGTACGGACTCGGCTGCGAAGCCGGAAATTCGGGCAAGAGATTGGGACGTAGCAGCGGCCCGTCGGTTATGAACACCAGACGTGGACGCACTGAGAGTTGGCTG CACGTTGGATAG